In Amycolatopsis coloradensis, one genomic interval encodes:
- a CDS encoding sugar ABC transporter substrate-binding protein, producing the protein MRIGKIAPALVLALAAAATTACGGGTSSSAPKELVYWASNQGTSLDNDKAVLQPELDKFEKASGIKVKLEVVPWTDLLNRILAATTSGKGPDVLNIGNTWSASLQATGAFLPFDDAALEKVGGKSRFLGPSLAATGASGQPPVGVPLYGQAYGLYYNKKLFSEAGITKPPATWEELVEDGKKLTKPDKGQWGLSLQAGQITENSHHAAILGAQHGAQFFTPEGKPQLASDPSVAAVQQFVDLMQKDKIVNPANAEYADTAKSLKDLSDGKAAMFMNQASAGSFKNIGMDMANLGVAPIPLPATAPPNGRKVTSFVAGINMAVFKNTKNPDAALDFVKFMVSAPEQALLNKTYGSLPTVQDAYSDTAFQTEDVRVFQNVLANSAEPMPQVPQESQFETLIGTAMKAMFADVAAGEPVDGAKIRDQLNQADQQIAAGS; encoded by the coding sequence ATGCGAATCGGAAAGATCGCTCCCGCGCTCGTCCTGGCGCTGGCGGCCGCCGCCACGACGGCGTGCGGCGGCGGCACGTCGTCCAGTGCTCCCAAGGAGCTCGTGTACTGGGCGTCCAATCAGGGCACCAGTCTCGACAACGACAAAGCCGTACTACAGCCCGAGCTCGACAAGTTCGAGAAGGCCTCCGGGATCAAGGTCAAGCTCGAGGTCGTCCCGTGGACGGATCTGCTCAACCGGATCCTCGCGGCCACCACCTCCGGCAAGGGGCCGGACGTGCTCAACATCGGCAACACCTGGTCGGCCTCGTTGCAGGCGACGGGTGCGTTCCTGCCGTTCGACGACGCCGCGCTGGAGAAGGTCGGCGGCAAGTCCCGCTTCCTCGGCCCATCGCTGGCGGCCACCGGGGCGAGCGGGCAGCCGCCGGTCGGCGTACCGCTCTACGGCCAGGCGTACGGCCTGTACTACAACAAAAAACTCTTCTCGGAGGCCGGTATCACCAAGCCGCCCGCCACCTGGGAGGAACTCGTCGAAGACGGCAAGAAGCTCACCAAACCCGACAAGGGCCAATGGGGGCTCTCGCTCCAGGCGGGTCAGATCACCGAGAACAGTCACCACGCGGCGATCCTCGGCGCCCAGCACGGTGCGCAGTTCTTCACTCCCGAGGGCAAACCGCAGCTGGCCTCGGATCCGTCGGTCGCGGCCGTCCAGCAGTTCGTCGATCTGATGCAGAAGGACAAGATCGTCAACCCGGCCAACGCCGAGTACGCCGACACCGCGAAATCCCTCAAAGATCTGTCGGACGGCAAAGCCGCGATGTTCATGAACCAGGCCTCCGCGGGGTCGTTCAAGAACATCGGGATGGACATGGCGAACCTCGGCGTCGCGCCGATCCCGCTGCCCGCCACCGCGCCGCCGAACGGCCGGAAGGTGACCAGTTTCGTCGCGGGCATCAACATGGCGGTCTTCAAGAACACCAAGAACCCCGACGCCGCACTGGACTTCGTGAAGTTCATGGTCTCGGCGCCGGAACAGGCGCTGCTCAACAAGACCTACGGTTCGCTGCCGACCGTCCAGGACGCCTACAGCGACACGGCGTTCCAGACCGAAGACGTCAGGGTCTTCCAGAACGTGCTCGCGAACTCGGCCGAGCCGATGCCCCAGGTCCCGCAGGAATCGCAGTTCGAGACCCTGATCGGTACCGCGATGAAGGCGATGTTCGCCGACGTCGCCGCGGGCGAGCCGGTCGACGGAGCCAAGATCCGTGACCAGCTGAACCAGGCGGACCAGCAGATCGCGGCCGGTAGTTGA
- a CDS encoding sugar ABC transporter permease codes for MPTALDDAPAVKTAGAPRPRGVRRDRRRAALPYLLLLPAILLELLVHLIPMIAGLVMSFFKLTQFYIRDFSSAPAAGLDNYKFVLDFDAAAGKSLLGSFWITVLYTVLSVGFCWLFGTSAAVLMQKNFRGRGLLRTLFLVPYALPMYAAVITWSFMFQKDTGLVNDLLGTDSFWLIGDNSFWSLVVVSVWRNWPFAFLIVMAGLQNIPGELYEAAAIDGAGWWRQFRAITQPMLRPVNQVLLLVLFLWTFNDFNTPYVLFGASAPKEASLISIHIYQSSFVTWNFGLGSAMSVLLLLFLLIVSTVYLGLSARRRNAVV; via the coding sequence ATGCCGACCGCTCTCGACGATGCCCCGGCCGTGAAGACGGCCGGGGCTCCCCGGCCCCGAGGTGTCCGGCGTGACCGGCGCCGGGCCGCGCTGCCGTATCTGCTCCTGCTGCCCGCGATCCTGCTCGAACTGCTCGTCCACCTGATCCCGATGATCGCCGGGCTCGTGATGAGCTTCTTCAAGCTGACGCAGTTCTACATCCGTGACTTCTCGTCCGCTCCGGCGGCCGGGCTGGACAACTACAAGTTCGTCCTCGACTTCGACGCCGCGGCGGGGAAGTCGCTGCTCGGCTCGTTCTGGATCACCGTCCTGTACACCGTTCTCTCCGTCGGGTTCTGCTGGCTGTTCGGAACGTCGGCCGCCGTGCTGATGCAGAAGAACTTCCGCGGACGCGGCCTGCTCCGGACCCTGTTCCTGGTGCCGTACGCGCTGCCGATGTACGCCGCCGTGATCACCTGGTCGTTCATGTTCCAGAAGGACACCGGCCTGGTGAACGACCTGCTCGGCACCGACTCCTTCTGGCTCATCGGGGACAACAGCTTCTGGTCGCTCGTGGTGGTCTCGGTCTGGCGGAACTGGCCGTTCGCGTTCCTGATCGTGATGGCCGGGCTGCAGAACATCCCCGGCGAACTGTACGAAGCGGCGGCCATCGACGGCGCGGGCTGGTGGCGGCAGTTCCGGGCCATCACCCAGCCGATGCTGCGGCCGGTCAACCAGGTCCTGCTGCTGGTGCTGTTCCTGTGGACCTTCAACGACTTCAACACGCCTTATGTCCTTTTCGGAGCGTCCGCGCCGAAGGAGGCGTCACTGATCTCGATCCACATCTACCAGAGCTCCTTCGTGACCTGGAACTTCGGCCTCGGCTCGGCGATGTCGGTGCTGTTGCTGCTGTTCCTGCTCATCGTCAGCACCGTCTACTTGGGACTGAGCGCGCGAAGGAGGAACGCCGTTGTCTGA
- a CDS encoding carbohydrate ABC transporter permease — protein sequence MSEPRWVPWARRFVLGFLTLFTLVPLYAMVSSSLKPLGDVQGTWEWVPTTLTIQPFFDIWETIPLAEYFVNSLVISGSAAILSVVIAIFAAYALSRFRFRGKNFFKMTVLSTQMFPGILFLLPLFLIFVNIGNTTGIVLYGSRLGLIITYLTFSLPFAIWMLAGYIDSIPRELDEAAMVDGTGPLGALIRVVIPAAMPGIVAVGIYSFMTAWGEVLFASVMTDSGTRTLAVGLQEYSTQVQVYWNQVMAASLIVSVPVVAGFLLLQRYLVAGLTAGAVK from the coding sequence TTGTCTGAGCCTCGCTGGGTCCCGTGGGCCCGCCGATTCGTCCTCGGCTTCCTCACCTTGTTCACGCTGGTGCCGCTGTACGCGATGGTTTCGTCGTCGCTGAAGCCGCTCGGGGACGTGCAAGGTACCTGGGAATGGGTGCCGACGACGCTGACCATCCAGCCGTTCTTCGACATCTGGGAGACCATCCCGCTCGCCGAATACTTCGTGAACAGCCTGGTCATCTCAGGCTCGGCCGCGATCCTCTCGGTGGTGATCGCGATCTTCGCGGCGTACGCCCTGAGCCGGTTCCGTTTCCGCGGCAAGAACTTCTTCAAGATGACCGTGCTGTCCACCCAGATGTTCCCCGGCATCCTGTTCCTGCTGCCGCTGTTCCTCATCTTCGTCAACATCGGCAACACCACCGGCATCGTCCTGTACGGTTCCCGGCTCGGGCTGATCATCACCTACCTGACCTTCTCGCTGCCGTTCGCCATCTGGATGCTCGCCGGCTACATCGACTCGATCCCCAGGGAACTCGACGAGGCCGCGATGGTCGACGGCACCGGGCCGCTCGGCGCGCTGATCCGCGTCGTCATCCCCGCGGCGATGCCGGGCATCGTCGCGGTGGGGATCTACTCGTTCATGACGGCCTGGGGCGAGGTCCTGTTCGCGTCGGTGATGACCGATTCGGGCACGCGGACCCTCGCGGTCGGTCTCCAGGAGTACTCGACCCAGGTCCAGGTGTACTGGAACCAGGTCATGGCCGCGTCCCTGATCGTCTCCGTCCCGGTAGTCGCCGGATTCCTGCTGCTCCAGCGTTATCTCGTCGCCGGGCTCACCGCCGGTGCCGTGAAATGA
- a CDS encoding GH1 family beta-glucosidase, translating into MNLHLPADFLWGAATAAYQVEGAVDADGRLPSIWDDFVRVPGAVLNGDTADVACDHYRRWPEDLAIMKRLGLGAYRFSVAWPRVIPTGRGAVNPSGLDFYDRLVDALLDAGIRPFATLFHWDLPSALQAKGGWPERDTAYAYADYAAVVAARLGDRVKDWNTVNEPLCSAWLGYLEGRFAPGIKDLKQAIHASHHLLLAHGLGVQAITANAAQPANIGLVVNLSGIEPASDSAADVEAAARMDGHVNRWWLDPSNGRGYPADMIEVYGVEPPVAGNDLEVISAPVGYHGLNYYFRQIVEDDPNGPAPRARQVPVEGAATTAMGWEIHGQGLADLIHRLTDEYGARAIYVTESGAAFDDKVAEDGSVHDADRIAYLEEHLGAVAGAAEAGAPVKGYFAWSLLDNFEWDSGLSKRFGLVRVDYDTQVRTVKASGHRYAEIIAAHRHRS; encoded by the coding sequence TTGAATCTGCACCTGCCCGCCGATTTCCTGTGGGGTGCGGCCACCGCCGCGTACCAGGTCGAAGGCGCCGTCGACGCCGACGGCCGCCTCCCGTCCATCTGGGACGATTTCGTCCGGGTCCCGGGTGCCGTCCTGAACGGCGACACCGCCGACGTCGCGTGCGATCACTACCGGCGCTGGCCGGAGGATCTCGCCATCATGAAGCGACTGGGCCTGGGCGCCTACCGCTTCTCGGTCGCGTGGCCGCGAGTGATCCCGACCGGCCGCGGCGCGGTCAACCCGTCCGGGCTCGACTTCTACGACCGGCTGGTCGACGCGTTGCTCGACGCCGGGATCCGGCCGTTCGCCACGTTGTTCCATTGGGATCTGCCGTCCGCCCTGCAGGCGAAGGGCGGCTGGCCCGAACGCGACACGGCCTATGCCTACGCCGACTACGCCGCCGTCGTGGCGGCTCGGCTGGGTGACCGGGTGAAGGACTGGAACACGGTCAACGAACCGCTGTGCTCGGCTTGGCTCGGCTACCTCGAAGGGCGTTTCGCCCCCGGGATCAAGGATCTCAAGCAAGCGATCCACGCCTCGCACCATCTCCTGCTCGCGCACGGCCTCGGGGTCCAAGCGATCACCGCGAACGCCGCGCAGCCCGCGAACATCGGCCTGGTGGTCAATCTCAGCGGGATCGAGCCGGCGTCGGATTCCGCCGCGGACGTCGAGGCGGCGGCGCGGATGGACGGACACGTCAACCGCTGGTGGCTCGACCCGTCGAACGGCCGCGGCTATCCCGCGGACATGATCGAGGTCTACGGCGTCGAACCACCCGTGGCGGGGAACGATCTCGAGGTGATCTCGGCCCCGGTCGGCTACCACGGCCTGAACTACTACTTCCGGCAGATCGTCGAGGACGATCCGAATGGTCCCGCCCCGCGCGCCCGGCAGGTGCCGGTCGAGGGTGCGGCCACCACCGCGATGGGCTGGGAGATCCACGGGCAGGGGCTGGCGGACCTGATCCACCGGCTCACCGACGAGTACGGTGCCCGTGCCATCTACGTCACCGAGAGCGGGGCGGCCTTCGACGACAAGGTCGCCGAAGACGGATCGGTCCATGACGCCGACCGCATCGCCTACCTGGAAGAACATCTGGGCGCGGTGGCGGGCGCCGCCGAAGCGGGCGCACCGGTGAAGGGCTACTTCGCGTGGTCGCTGCTCGACAACTTCGAATGGGACAGCGGGCTGAGCAAGCGGTTCGGGCTCGTGCGGGTCGATTACGACACGCAGGTCCGCACGGTCAAGGCGAGCGGGCACCGGTACGCGGAGATCATCGCGGCGCACCGGCACCGCTCGTGA
- a CDS encoding amidohydrolase family protein — protein sequence MRTILRGGRVIDPATGFDGTADVLVSDGVVTAVGEGLTAEPGDVEIDVSGLVVGPGFIDLHSHVHTIAGQRLQAMDGVTTALDLEAGLMPIERAYAEAAAAGRPLHYGFSASWGAARAQVLAGIEPDANIDSGLAVLGNPAWQRSSSPKELAAWLSLVDGELAAGALGVGVLLGYAPDTDPGEFLALARLAQEAGAPTYTHVRELVEVNPETPIDGSAEIAIVAAETGAAMHHCHVNSTSGHQIERVLAALEAGRAAGSRVTVEAYPYGAGSTGIGAAFLSPERLKMKGLSPSSVIMLESGERIADEGRLLQVRAEDPGAPCILEFLDESSPHDLGLLRQALAFPDAIVASDALPVYWKNGTSESTEWPLPPGGATHPRTAGTYAKTLRLMVRESKAWTWLEAFRRCSYLPARVLDEVAPGALAKGRLNVGADADIVVIDPHAITDAATYFDSTRPSVGVRHLFVSGVPVVTDGNLRTDAFPGRPLRGEPR from the coding sequence ATGCGGACAATTTTGCGCGGCGGTCGTGTCATCGATCCGGCGACGGGGTTCGACGGCACGGCCGACGTGCTGGTATCCGACGGCGTGGTCACCGCCGTCGGGGAGGGATTGACCGCGGAGCCGGGCGACGTGGAGATCGACGTCTCCGGGCTCGTCGTCGGGCCGGGCTTCATCGACTTGCACAGCCACGTGCACACCATCGCGGGCCAGCGGCTGCAGGCGATGGACGGCGTGACGACCGCGCTCGACCTCGAGGCCGGGTTGATGCCGATCGAGCGGGCCTACGCCGAGGCGGCCGCCGCGGGCCGTCCGCTGCACTACGGCTTTTCCGCCTCCTGGGGTGCCGCGCGGGCGCAGGTGCTCGCCGGGATCGAGCCGGACGCGAATATCGACAGCGGGCTGGCGGTGCTCGGGAACCCGGCCTGGCAACGGTCTTCGTCACCGAAGGAACTGGCGGCCTGGCTGTCCCTTGTGGACGGTGAGCTGGCCGCGGGCGCGCTCGGTGTCGGCGTGCTGCTCGGCTACGCGCCCGACACCGACCCCGGCGAGTTCCTCGCGCTGGCCCGGCTGGCGCAGGAGGCCGGCGCGCCGACGTACACCCATGTCCGTGAACTGGTCGAGGTGAACCCGGAGACACCGATCGACGGTTCGGCCGAGATCGCGATCGTCGCGGCCGAGACCGGTGCCGCGATGCACCACTGTCACGTGAACAGCACGTCCGGCCATCAGATCGAGCGGGTGCTCGCGGCGCTCGAAGCGGGACGCGCGGCCGGGTCGCGGGTGACCGTCGAGGCCTATCCGTACGGGGCGGGCAGCACGGGGATCGGCGCCGCCTTCCTTTCGCCCGAGCGCCTGAAGATGAAGGGGCTGTCCCCGTCCAGCGTGATCATGCTGGAGTCGGGGGAGCGCATCGCCGATGAAGGCCGCCTGCTCCAGGTGCGCGCCGAGGATCCCGGCGCGCCCTGCATCCTGGAGTTCCTCGACGAAAGCAGCCCGCACGACCTCGGACTGCTGCGCCAGGCGCTTGCGTTCCCCGATGCCATCGTCGCGAGCGACGCGCTGCCCGTGTACTGGAAGAACGGCACGAGTGAGAGCACCGAATGGCCGCTGCCGCCCGGCGGCGCGACCCATCCGCGCACGGCCGGGACCTACGCCAAGACGTTGCGCCTGATGGTGCGTGAGAGCAAGGCCTGGACCTGGCTGGAGGCGTTCCGGCGCTGCTCCTACCTGCCGGCGCGGGTGCTCGACGAGGTCGCCCCCGGGGCGCTGGCCAAGGGACGGCTCAATGTCGGCGCCGACGCCGACATCGTCGTGATCGACCCGCACGCGATCACCGACGCGGCGACGTACTTCGACTCGACGCGGCCCTCCGTCGGTGTCCGGCACCTGTTCGTCTCGGGGGTCCCGGTCGTCACCGACGGGAATCTGCGCACGGACGCCTTCCCCGGCAGGCCGCTGCGGGGTGAGCCGCGATGA
- a CDS encoding M20 family metallopeptidase, with protein MSDLLADIETLVRCESPSSDHEAVSRSAEVVAGVGRRLLGVDPEKIVVDGVTHLRWSFGAGPPRVLLLGHHDTVWPHGSLETHPFSVRDGVLRGPGCFDMKAGVVMALHAAATVPDRDGLSILVTGDEEIGSPSSRALIEETAAGCDAAFVLEASADGGALKCRRKGVSHYRVEVTGRAAHAGLEPEKGVNAAIEISHQILAVAALADPGAGTSVTPTVVSAGTTVNTVPAAALVAVDVRVWNEAEQLRVDRAIRELRPVLDGAEVRVTGGINRPPLEEGSSAGLFALARELAEELGLGELNSASVGGASDGNYTAGMGVPTLDGLGAVGGGAHADHEHVIVAELPRRTALLTALVETVLAKRGPSGATNPAGESGTARR; from the coding sequence ATGAGCGACCTGCTCGCCGACATCGAGACGCTCGTGCGCTGCGAGTCGCCGTCGTCGGATCACGAAGCGGTGTCCCGCAGTGCCGAAGTGGTGGCCGGAGTCGGCCGGAGACTGCTCGGCGTGGATCCGGAGAAGATCGTCGTCGACGGCGTCACCCATCTCCGCTGGAGTTTCGGCGCCGGACCGCCTCGTGTCCTGCTGCTCGGTCACCACGACACGGTATGGCCGCACGGTTCACTGGAGACCCATCCGTTCTCCGTGCGGGACGGAGTGTTGCGCGGACCCGGTTGCTTCGACATGAAGGCGGGGGTCGTGATGGCGTTGCACGCCGCCGCGACCGTGCCCGACCGCGACGGACTGTCCATTCTGGTCACCGGTGACGAGGAGATCGGCTCGCCGTCCTCTCGTGCGCTGATCGAGGAGACCGCGGCGGGGTGCGACGCCGCGTTCGTGCTGGAGGCTTCGGCCGACGGCGGTGCGCTGAAGTGCCGCCGCAAAGGCGTTTCCCATTACCGGGTGGAGGTGACCGGCCGTGCCGCGCACGCCGGGCTCGAACCGGAAAAGGGGGTCAACGCGGCAATCGAGATCTCCCACCAGATCCTCGCGGTGGCCGCGCTCGCCGATCCCGGTGCCGGGACCAGCGTGACACCCACGGTCGTTTCGGCCGGTACGACGGTCAACACCGTTCCGGCCGCCGCGCTTGTGGCCGTGGACGTCCGTGTCTGGAACGAGGCCGAACAACTCCGTGTCGACCGGGCCATCCGGGAACTCCGTCCGGTCCTGGACGGCGCCGAGGTCCGGGTGACCGGCGGGATCAACCGGCCGCCGCTCGAAGAAGGCTCGTCGGCGGGACTGTTCGCCCTTGCCCGCGAACTGGCGGAGGAACTCGGCCTCGGAGAACTGAATTCCGCGTCGGTCGGTGGTGCCTCGGACGGCAACTACACCGCCGGGATGGGCGTTCCCACGCTCGACGGCCTGGGCGCCGTCGGCGGCGGGGCGCACGCCGATCACGAACACGTCATCGTCGCGGAACTGCCGCGCCGTACCGCTTTGCTGACCGCGCTCGTGGAAACCGTACTCGCGAAGCGGGGTCCGTCCGGTGCGACGAATCCCGCGGGCGAATCTGGTACGGCACGACGGTGA
- a CDS encoding GNAT family N-acetyltransferase yields the protein MTNLAANAESPASVAVRDEAVAAARASAVASGVEIRELTEIAELAAVVGLFESIWRSAPGGRPVSTELLRAMSTAGNYVAGAFGNGELLGACFGFFGSPGKASLHSHIAGVAKAGAGRGIGHALKLHQRGWALHQDVSVITWTFDPLVRRNAYFNLGKLGARPIGYLPDFYGPMEDDINGSGDTDRLMVGWDLRSPEVRAAAFGEPVLIDAEALGAARALSVGPDGGPSIGSSDTPTVLVAVPPDIERLRRTDPGRGSAWRVALREVLGGLMADNAHVAGFDRAGWYVISKEQS from the coding sequence GTGACAAATCTTGCTGCGAACGCGGAAAGCCCGGCGTCGGTGGCGGTACGCGACGAGGCTGTCGCCGCCGCGCGGGCCTCGGCCGTGGCTTCGGGCGTCGAAATCCGCGAACTGACCGAAATCGCCGAGCTGGCCGCCGTGGTCGGCCTGTTCGAGTCGATCTGGCGGTCCGCGCCGGGCGGCAGGCCGGTGAGCACGGAATTGCTCCGCGCGATGTCCACGGCCGGGAACTACGTCGCGGGCGCGTTCGGGAACGGTGAACTGCTGGGCGCCTGTTTCGGATTCTTCGGAAGCCCCGGAAAGGCGAGCCTGCACAGCCATATCGCCGGTGTCGCCAAGGCGGGTGCGGGCCGCGGGATCGGGCACGCGCTCAAACTGCACCAGCGCGGATGGGCACTGCACCAGGACGTCTCGGTGATCACCTGGACGTTCGACCCGCTGGTGCGGCGCAACGCCTATTTCAACCTGGGGAAACTCGGCGCGCGCCCGATCGGTTACCTGCCCGACTTCTACGGTCCGATGGAGGACGACATCAACGGTTCGGGCGACACCGACCGGCTGATGGTCGGCTGGGATCTCCGGAGCCCGGAGGTCCGCGCCGCCGCCTTCGGCGAACCGGTCCTCATCGACGCGGAAGCGCTGGGCGCGGCGAGGGCGCTCTCGGTCGGTCCCGACGGCGGTCCGAGCATCGGATCCTCGGACACGCCGACCGTGCTCGTCGCGGTCCCGCCCGACATCGAACGGTTGCGCCGCACCGATCCCGGTCGCGGCAGCGCGTGGCGCGTCGCCCTGCGCGAAGTCCTCGGCGGACTGATGGCGGACAACGCCCACGTCGCCGGTTTCGATCGTGCCGGCTGGTACGTGATCTCCAAGGAGCAGTCGTGA
- the menC gene encoding o-succinylbenzoate synthase codes for MKLSGVELRRVRMPLVAPFRTSFGTQSERELLLVRAVTPAGEGWGECVAMEAPLYSSEYNDAAEHVLRNHLIPALLAAEDVTAHKVTPLLAKFKGQRMAKGALEMAVLDAELRAHDRSFAAELGSTRDSVACGVSVGIMDSIPHLLDVVGGYLDEGYVRIKLKIEPGWDVEPVRRVRERFGDDVLLQVDANTAYTLDDAPLLARLDPFGLLLIEQPLEEEDVLGHAELAKRIRTPICLDESIVSAKAAADAIKLGACQIVNIKPGRVGGYLEARRVHDVCAAHGVAVWCGGMIETGLGRAANVALASLPGFTLPGDTSASGRFYRTDITEPFVLNAGHLPVPAGPGLGVTPIPGLLDEVTTEKAWIGS; via the coding sequence GTGAAACTCAGCGGTGTGGAACTTCGCCGGGTCCGGATGCCGCTAGTGGCCCCGTTCCGGACGTCGTTCGGTACACAGTCCGAACGAGAACTGCTGCTCGTCCGCGCGGTGACCCCGGCGGGCGAGGGCTGGGGCGAATGCGTCGCGATGGAGGCGCCGCTCTACTCGTCGGAGTACAACGACGCCGCCGAGCACGTGCTGCGGAACCATCTGATCCCCGCCCTGCTGGCGGCCGAGGACGTGACCGCGCACAAGGTGACGCCGTTGCTGGCGAAGTTCAAGGGGCAACGGATGGCGAAGGGCGCGCTGGAGATGGCGGTCCTCGACGCCGAACTCCGCGCGCACGACCGGTCCTTCGCGGCCGAGCTGGGGTCCACTCGCGACTCCGTGGCCTGCGGCGTCTCGGTCGGGATCATGGACTCGATCCCGCACCTGCTCGACGTCGTCGGTGGTTACCTCGACGAGGGCTACGTCCGGATCAAGCTGAAGATCGAACCCGGCTGGGACGTCGAGCCGGTCCGCCGAGTCCGTGAGCGCTTCGGTGACGACGTGCTGCTGCAGGTCGACGCGAACACCGCGTACACGCTGGACGACGCGCCCTTGCTGGCCCGGCTCGACCCGTTCGGCCTGCTGCTGATCGAGCAGCCGCTCGAAGAAGAGGACGTGCTCGGCCATGCCGAACTGGCGAAACGCATCCGGACGCCGATCTGCCTCGATGAGTCGATCGTCTCGGCCAAGGCCGCCGCGGACGCGATCAAGCTCGGCGCCTGCCAGATCGTCAACATCAAACCGGGCCGGGTCGGCGGTTACCTCGAAGCCCGCCGGGTGCACGACGTCTGCGCGGCGCACGGGGTCGCGGTGTGGTGCGGCGGGATGATCGAGACCGGGCTCGGCCGGGCGGCCAACGTCGCGCTGGCCTCGCTGCCCGGTTTCACGCTGCCGGGCGACACCTCGGCGTCCGGCCGGTTCTACCGCACCGACATCACCGAGCCGTTCGTGCTCAACGCCGGGCATCTGCCGGTGCCGGCCGGACCGGGTCTCGGCGTGACTCCGATTCCCGGGCTGCTGGACGAGGTGACCACGGAGAAAGCGTGGATCGGTTCGTAG